Proteins co-encoded in one bacterium genomic window:
- a CDS encoding FMN-binding protein produces the protein MKTIALLIVLFANAVFAKTIGREEALKAAFPGAEIRSQVIFLTDPEKQEVEKVSGTIISTVLVASYRALQNGKEIGRAYLDTHTVRTKKESLLVILHPDGTLKRVEVVAFLEPPEYLPSERWYQQFEGKALGENLKLERDIHAVTGATLTAKATTEAVRRVLAIDALLQRKGKSSK, from the coding sequence ATGAAAACAATTGCACTCTTGATTGTTCTTTTCGCAAACGCAGTTTTTGCGAAAACAATCGGTAGAGAAGAAGCGCTGAAAGCAGCGTTTCCCGGAGCGGAGATCCGTTCCCAGGTGATTTTCTTGACCGATCCGGAAAAGCAAGAAGTAGAAAAAGTTTCGGGCACGATAATTTCTACTGTATTAGTAGCAAGTTATCGTGCACTGCAAAATGGCAAGGAGATTGGCCGGGCATACCTGGACACGCATACGGTTCGCACAAAAAAGGAGTCTCTTCTTGTGATCCTTCATCCCGATGGAACGTTGAAGCGGGTTGAGGTGGTTGCTTTCCTGGAACCCCCGGAGTACCTGCCTTCGGAGCGCTGGTACCAGCAGTTTGAAGGAAAAGCGCTCGGTGAGAACCTGAAACTGGAGCGTGATATTCATGCAGTTACCGGCGCCACTCTAACGGCCAAAGCAACGACGGAGGCTGTCCGCCGTGTGCTGGCGATCGATGCGCTTTTGCAGCGTAAGGGGAAAAGCTCGAAGTGA